One Mytilus trossulus isolate FHL-02 chromosome 5, PNRI_Mtr1.1.1.hap1, whole genome shotgun sequence DNA segment encodes these proteins:
- the LOC134718194 gene encoding putative mediator of RNA polymerase II transcription subunit 15: MWLKNLLFLLVKKRKIQKEQSTPKPVEKNLETVARELEVTELHQQLEENRYLPISQVIRESMDILVTDSRPATPERDVCIDCTVLQEQVQSNTNQICGLQNQLQSYNSQLLSTKSQLQSSLNLNQSLQHQLSNLQYYVQIMWSKNPGWFQSSRNDPSTCYRGESSFQQDRNNNQQISTPQPSTPQPSTPQPSTPKSSTTQSSTPQPSTTQLTPQSSTPQSSTPQSTDHHTSLNRVTFATSQNETLDISCIPVSTTPMANSSFIQDTAASSTVAFYNNYTQEILEAKVSKVKNFSKCAKVLLRLLYSDQERQGRSISGVAANSKYEAKPALQHPNRIQVIYDIIIKRWPTVSKKEINGKLAECLKPSASK, encoded by the exons ATGTGG TTGAAAAACCTGTTGTTCCTGTTGGTCAAAAAGCGCAAGATACAAAAAGAACAGTCTACACCCAAACCAGTAGAG aaaaaccTTGAGACAGTTGCCAGAGAACTGGAGGTAACAGAGCTTCACCAGCAGCTTGAGGAAAACCG gTACTTACCAATCAGCCAAGTTATAAGAGAGTCGATGGATATCTTGGTAACCGATTCTCGACCAGCAACACCAGAGCGTGACGTTTGTATTGACTGTACAGTTCTACAGGAACAGGTCCAGTCCAACACCAACCAGATATGTGGTCTACAAAACCAGCTGCAGTCCTATAATAGCCAGCTCCTTTCAACAAAGAGCCAACTGCAGTCTTCACTAAACCTCAACCAGAGCTTACAACATCAACTTAGTAATCTCCAATACTATGTGCAGATAATGTGGAGTAAGAATCCG ggtTGGTTTCAGTCCTCACGCAATGACCCTAGTACTTGCTATAGAGGTGAGAGCAGCTTTCAACAAGACAGAAACAACAACCAACAGATATCAACTCCACAGCCATCGACTCCTCAGCCATCAACTCCTCAGCCATCGACTCCTAAGTCATCAACTACTCAGTCATCAACTCCACAGCCATCAACAACTCAGTTAACTCCTCAGTCGTCAACTCCTCAGTCATCTACTCCTCAGTCAACTGACCACCATACATCTTTAAACAGAGTTACATTTGCCACTTCACAGAATGAAACTCTTGACATCAGCTGTATTCCAGTCAGTACAACACCAATGGCCAATTCATCATTCATTCAG gatACAGCAGCGTCTTCCACAGTTGCCTTTTACAACAACTACACacag gAAATCCTAGAAGCCAAGGTTTCCAAAGTGAAAAACTTCAGCAAATGTGCAAAGGTACTACTGAGACTACTATACAGTGACCAGGAACGTCAGGGGCGGAGTATATCAGGTGTAGCTGCTAATTCAAAGTATGAGGCCAAACCTGCATTACAACATCCTAACAGAATTCAGGTTATTTATG atATCATAATCAAGAGATGGCCCACTGtgtcaaaaaaagaaatcaacGGCAAGCTAGCTGAATGTCTGAAACCAAGTGCCAGCAAGTAA
- the LOC134719799 gene encoding uncharacterized protein LOC134719799 translates to MASTGMFVLIIWVNDDPIKGNVVKVTNIAEPRKAFNEYSVGEKVTAKCPGFRGVHNGVIAMIGSLEEKQQLEDCLKGGQFNQLVKTYVNKDQEERTEKIPDKVFILNIAWKVKHQV, encoded by the exons ATGGCTTCTACTGGTATGTTTGTTCTTATCATCTGGGTAAACGACGATCCTATCAAAGGCAACGTTGTGAAGGTTACTAACATCGCCGAGCCACGCAAAGCCTTCAATGAATACAGTGTCGGTGAGAAAGTAACAGCAAAGTGCCCTGGTTTTCGTGGTGTACACAACGGTGTTATTGCAATGATTGGTT CTTTAGAAGAGAAGCAGCAGCTGGAAGACTGTCTGAAAGGTGGCCAGTTTAATCAGCTTGTAAAGACGTATGTCAACAAAGACCAAGAGGAAAGAACAGAAAAGATCCCCGACAAGGTGTTTATCTTAAATATTGCATGGAAGGTCAAACACCAAGTGTAA